In Equus quagga isolate Etosha38 chromosome 14, UCLA_HA_Equagga_1.0, whole genome shotgun sequence, one DNA window encodes the following:
- the B3GNT6 gene encoding acetylgalactosaminyl-O-glycosyl-glycoprotein beta-1,3-N-acetylglucosaminyltransferase isoform X1 produces the protein MILHGERSAANTEAGLLKSSGNPPPGFLMDSAIPPTPLPGSSSRCSGASGESESACRDPAGPPPPSSRGGPIAGASDLWQGKRGLPSTGSQRRRWEMAFPCRRSIKNPKTLTSFLVGVSFLALHLWFHQVPSFQQEKRGGGSPHAAPVTPEAPAAAQPSVVSSGPPCVANASVNATAGFEQLPARIQDFLRYRHCRHFPLLWDAPAKCAGRHGVFLLLAVKSSPANYERRELIRRTWGQERSYGGRPVRRLFLLGTPGPEDAERAERLAALVALEAREHGDVLQWAFADTFLNLTLKHVRLLDWLAARCPHARFLLSGDDDVFVHTANVLRFLEAQPPDRHLFAGQLMDGSVPIRDSWSKYFVPPQLFPGRAYPVYCSGGGFLLSSHTIRALHTAARHTPLFPIDDAYMGMCLQRAGLAPSGHEGIRPFGVQLPGARHPSFDPCMYRELLLVHRFAPYEMLLMWKALHDPGLSCDRGRRVS, from the exons ATGATTCTACACGGGGAGAGGAG cGCAGCGAACACTGAGGCAGGCCTACTTAAGAGCTCCGGGAACCCACCTCCAGGATTTCTAATGGACTCAGCGATTCCACCAACACCTCTGCCAG GTTCCTCCAGCCGCTGTAGCGGGGCATCAGGAGAGAGCGAGAGCGCGTGCAGAGACCCAGCAGGACCCCCTCCTCCGAGCAGCAG AGGAGGGCCAATAGCTGGAGCGTCAGACTTGTGGCAAGGAAAAAGAGGTTTACCATCGACGGGCAGccagaggaggagatgggag ATGGCTTTTCCCTGCCGCAGGTCGATAAAGAACCCCAAGACTCTGACCAGCTTTCTGGTGGGTGTGAGTTTCCTGGCCCTGCATCTGTGGTTTCACCAAGTGCCCAGCTTCCAGCAGGAGAAGAGGGGGGGTGGCTCCCCCCACGCTGCCCCTGTGACCCCTGAGGCCCCTGCTGCCGCGCAGCCTTCGGTGGTCAGTTCAGGGCCCCCGTGTGTGGCCAACGCCTCGGTGAACGCCACGGCCGGCTTCGAGCAGCTGCCCGCGCGCATCCAAGACTTCCTGCGCTACCGCCACTGCCGCCACTTCCCGCTGCTCTGGGACGCGCCGGCCAAGTGCGCGGGCCGCCACGGCGTCTTCCTGCTGCTGGCCGTGAAGTCGTCGCCCGCCAACTACGAGCGGCGCGAGCTCATCCGGCGCACGTGGGGGCAGGAGCGCAGCTACGGCGGGCGGCCGGTGCGCCGCCTCTTCCTGCTGGGCACGCCCGGGCCCGAGGACGCCGAGCGCGCCGAGCGGCTGGCGGCGCTGGTGGCGCTGGAGGCGCGCGAGCACGGCGACGTGCTGCAGTGGGCCTTCGCCGACACCTTCCTGAACCTCACGCTCAAGCACGTGCGCCTGCTGGACTGGCTGGCGGCGCGCTGCCCGCACGCGCGCTTCTTGCTCAGCGGCGACGACGACGTCTTCGTGCACACGGCCAACGTGCTCCGCTTCCTGGAGGCGCAGCCGCCCGACCGCCACCTCTTCGCCGGGCAGCTCATGGACGGCTCGGTGCCCATCCGCGACAGCTGGAGCAAGTACTTCGTGCCGCCGCAGCTCTTCCCCGGGCGGGCCTACCCCGTGTACTGCAGCGGCGGCGGCTTCCTCCTGTCCAGCCACACCATCCGGGCCCTGCACACGGCCGCTCGCCACACGCCGCTCTTCCCCATCGACGACGCCTACATGGGCATGTGTCTGCAGCGCGCCGGCCTGGCGCCCAGCGGCCACGAGGGCATCCGGCCCTTCGGCGTGCAGCTGCCCGGCGCCCGGCACCCCTCCTTCGACCCCTGCATGTACCGCGAGCTGCTGCTCGTGCACCGCTTCGCGCCCTACGAGATGCTGCTCATGTGGAAGGCGCTGCACGACCCCGGGCTGAGCTGTGACCGGGGGCGCAGGGTCTCCTGA
- the B3GNT6 gene encoding acetylgalactosaminyl-O-glycosyl-glycoprotein beta-1,3-N-acetylglucosaminyltransferase isoform X2: MILHGERSAANTEAGLLKSSGNPPPGFLMDSAIPPTPLPGSFTCRRGGPIAGASDLWQGKRGLPSTGSQRRRWEMAFPCRRSIKNPKTLTSFLVGVSFLALHLWFHQVPSFQQEKRGGGSPHAAPVTPEAPAAAQPSVVSSGPPCVANASVNATAGFEQLPARIQDFLRYRHCRHFPLLWDAPAKCAGRHGVFLLLAVKSSPANYERRELIRRTWGQERSYGGRPVRRLFLLGTPGPEDAERAERLAALVALEAREHGDVLQWAFADTFLNLTLKHVRLLDWLAARCPHARFLLSGDDDVFVHTANVLRFLEAQPPDRHLFAGQLMDGSVPIRDSWSKYFVPPQLFPGRAYPVYCSGGGFLLSSHTIRALHTAARHTPLFPIDDAYMGMCLQRAGLAPSGHEGIRPFGVQLPGARHPSFDPCMYRELLLVHRFAPYEMLLMWKALHDPGLSCDRGRRVS; the protein is encoded by the exons ATGATTCTACACGGGGAGAGGAG cGCAGCGAACACTGAGGCAGGCCTACTTAAGAGCTCCGGGAACCCACCTCCAGGATTTCTAATGGACTCAGCGATTCCACCAACACCTCTGCCAG gttcatttaCCTGCCGCAGAGGAGGGCCAATAGCTGGAGCGTCAGACTTGTGGCAAGGAAAAAGAGGTTTACCATCGACGGGCAGccagaggaggagatgggag ATGGCTTTTCCCTGCCGCAGGTCGATAAAGAACCCCAAGACTCTGACCAGCTTTCTGGTGGGTGTGAGTTTCCTGGCCCTGCATCTGTGGTTTCACCAAGTGCCCAGCTTCCAGCAGGAGAAGAGGGGGGGTGGCTCCCCCCACGCTGCCCCTGTGACCCCTGAGGCCCCTGCTGCCGCGCAGCCTTCGGTGGTCAGTTCAGGGCCCCCGTGTGTGGCCAACGCCTCGGTGAACGCCACGGCCGGCTTCGAGCAGCTGCCCGCGCGCATCCAAGACTTCCTGCGCTACCGCCACTGCCGCCACTTCCCGCTGCTCTGGGACGCGCCGGCCAAGTGCGCGGGCCGCCACGGCGTCTTCCTGCTGCTGGCCGTGAAGTCGTCGCCCGCCAACTACGAGCGGCGCGAGCTCATCCGGCGCACGTGGGGGCAGGAGCGCAGCTACGGCGGGCGGCCGGTGCGCCGCCTCTTCCTGCTGGGCACGCCCGGGCCCGAGGACGCCGAGCGCGCCGAGCGGCTGGCGGCGCTGGTGGCGCTGGAGGCGCGCGAGCACGGCGACGTGCTGCAGTGGGCCTTCGCCGACACCTTCCTGAACCTCACGCTCAAGCACGTGCGCCTGCTGGACTGGCTGGCGGCGCGCTGCCCGCACGCGCGCTTCTTGCTCAGCGGCGACGACGACGTCTTCGTGCACACGGCCAACGTGCTCCGCTTCCTGGAGGCGCAGCCGCCCGACCGCCACCTCTTCGCCGGGCAGCTCATGGACGGCTCGGTGCCCATCCGCGACAGCTGGAGCAAGTACTTCGTGCCGCCGCAGCTCTTCCCCGGGCGGGCCTACCCCGTGTACTGCAGCGGCGGCGGCTTCCTCCTGTCCAGCCACACCATCCGGGCCCTGCACACGGCCGCTCGCCACACGCCGCTCTTCCCCATCGACGACGCCTACATGGGCATGTGTCTGCAGCGCGCCGGCCTGGCGCCCAGCGGCCACGAGGGCATCCGGCCCTTCGGCGTGCAGCTGCCCGGCGCCCGGCACCCCTCCTTCGACCCCTGCATGTACCGCGAGCTGCTGCTCGTGCACCGCTTCGCGCCCTACGAGATGCTGCTCATGTGGAAGGCGCTGCACGACCCCGGGCTGAGCTGTGACCGGGGGCGCAGGGTCTCCTGA
- the B3GNT6 gene encoding acetylgalactosaminyl-O-glycosyl-glycoprotein beta-1,3-N-acetylglucosaminyltransferase isoform X3, protein MDSAIPPTPLPGSSSRCSGASGESESACRDPAGPPPPSSRGGPIAGASDLWQGKRGLPSTGSQRRRWEMAFPCRRSIKNPKTLTSFLVGVSFLALHLWFHQVPSFQQEKRGGGSPHAAPVTPEAPAAAQPSVVSSGPPCVANASVNATAGFEQLPARIQDFLRYRHCRHFPLLWDAPAKCAGRHGVFLLLAVKSSPANYERRELIRRTWGQERSYGGRPVRRLFLLGTPGPEDAERAERLAALVALEAREHGDVLQWAFADTFLNLTLKHVRLLDWLAARCPHARFLLSGDDDVFVHTANVLRFLEAQPPDRHLFAGQLMDGSVPIRDSWSKYFVPPQLFPGRAYPVYCSGGGFLLSSHTIRALHTAARHTPLFPIDDAYMGMCLQRAGLAPSGHEGIRPFGVQLPGARHPSFDPCMYRELLLVHRFAPYEMLLMWKALHDPGLSCDRGRRVS, encoded by the exons ATGGACTCAGCGATTCCACCAACACCTCTGCCAG GTTCCTCCAGCCGCTGTAGCGGGGCATCAGGAGAGAGCGAGAGCGCGTGCAGAGACCCAGCAGGACCCCCTCCTCCGAGCAGCAG AGGAGGGCCAATAGCTGGAGCGTCAGACTTGTGGCAAGGAAAAAGAGGTTTACCATCGACGGGCAGccagaggaggagatgggag ATGGCTTTTCCCTGCCGCAGGTCGATAAAGAACCCCAAGACTCTGACCAGCTTTCTGGTGGGTGTGAGTTTCCTGGCCCTGCATCTGTGGTTTCACCAAGTGCCCAGCTTCCAGCAGGAGAAGAGGGGGGGTGGCTCCCCCCACGCTGCCCCTGTGACCCCTGAGGCCCCTGCTGCCGCGCAGCCTTCGGTGGTCAGTTCAGGGCCCCCGTGTGTGGCCAACGCCTCGGTGAACGCCACGGCCGGCTTCGAGCAGCTGCCCGCGCGCATCCAAGACTTCCTGCGCTACCGCCACTGCCGCCACTTCCCGCTGCTCTGGGACGCGCCGGCCAAGTGCGCGGGCCGCCACGGCGTCTTCCTGCTGCTGGCCGTGAAGTCGTCGCCCGCCAACTACGAGCGGCGCGAGCTCATCCGGCGCACGTGGGGGCAGGAGCGCAGCTACGGCGGGCGGCCGGTGCGCCGCCTCTTCCTGCTGGGCACGCCCGGGCCCGAGGACGCCGAGCGCGCCGAGCGGCTGGCGGCGCTGGTGGCGCTGGAGGCGCGCGAGCACGGCGACGTGCTGCAGTGGGCCTTCGCCGACACCTTCCTGAACCTCACGCTCAAGCACGTGCGCCTGCTGGACTGGCTGGCGGCGCGCTGCCCGCACGCGCGCTTCTTGCTCAGCGGCGACGACGACGTCTTCGTGCACACGGCCAACGTGCTCCGCTTCCTGGAGGCGCAGCCGCCCGACCGCCACCTCTTCGCCGGGCAGCTCATGGACGGCTCGGTGCCCATCCGCGACAGCTGGAGCAAGTACTTCGTGCCGCCGCAGCTCTTCCCCGGGCGGGCCTACCCCGTGTACTGCAGCGGCGGCGGCTTCCTCCTGTCCAGCCACACCATCCGGGCCCTGCACACGGCCGCTCGCCACACGCCGCTCTTCCCCATCGACGACGCCTACATGGGCATGTGTCTGCAGCGCGCCGGCCTGGCGCCCAGCGGCCACGAGGGCATCCGGCCCTTCGGCGTGCAGCTGCCCGGCGCCCGGCACCCCTCCTTCGACCCCTGCATGTACCGCGAGCTGCTGCTCGTGCACCGCTTCGCGCCCTACGAGATGCTGCTCATGTGGAAGGCGCTGCACGACCCCGGGCTGAGCTGTGACCGGGGGCGCAGGGTCTCCTGA
- the B3GNT6 gene encoding acetylgalactosaminyl-O-glycosyl-glycoprotein beta-1,3-N-acetylglucosaminyltransferase isoform X4 → MDSAIPPTPLPGSFTCRRGGPIAGASDLWQGKRGLPSTGSQRRRWEMAFPCRRSIKNPKTLTSFLVGVSFLALHLWFHQVPSFQQEKRGGGSPHAAPVTPEAPAAAQPSVVSSGPPCVANASVNATAGFEQLPARIQDFLRYRHCRHFPLLWDAPAKCAGRHGVFLLLAVKSSPANYERRELIRRTWGQERSYGGRPVRRLFLLGTPGPEDAERAERLAALVALEAREHGDVLQWAFADTFLNLTLKHVRLLDWLAARCPHARFLLSGDDDVFVHTANVLRFLEAQPPDRHLFAGQLMDGSVPIRDSWSKYFVPPQLFPGRAYPVYCSGGGFLLSSHTIRALHTAARHTPLFPIDDAYMGMCLQRAGLAPSGHEGIRPFGVQLPGARHPSFDPCMYRELLLVHRFAPYEMLLMWKALHDPGLSCDRGRRVS, encoded by the exons ATGGACTCAGCGATTCCACCAACACCTCTGCCAG gttcatttaCCTGCCGCAGAGGAGGGCCAATAGCTGGAGCGTCAGACTTGTGGCAAGGAAAAAGAGGTTTACCATCGACGGGCAGccagaggaggagatgggag ATGGCTTTTCCCTGCCGCAGGTCGATAAAGAACCCCAAGACTCTGACCAGCTTTCTGGTGGGTGTGAGTTTCCTGGCCCTGCATCTGTGGTTTCACCAAGTGCCCAGCTTCCAGCAGGAGAAGAGGGGGGGTGGCTCCCCCCACGCTGCCCCTGTGACCCCTGAGGCCCCTGCTGCCGCGCAGCCTTCGGTGGTCAGTTCAGGGCCCCCGTGTGTGGCCAACGCCTCGGTGAACGCCACGGCCGGCTTCGAGCAGCTGCCCGCGCGCATCCAAGACTTCCTGCGCTACCGCCACTGCCGCCACTTCCCGCTGCTCTGGGACGCGCCGGCCAAGTGCGCGGGCCGCCACGGCGTCTTCCTGCTGCTGGCCGTGAAGTCGTCGCCCGCCAACTACGAGCGGCGCGAGCTCATCCGGCGCACGTGGGGGCAGGAGCGCAGCTACGGCGGGCGGCCGGTGCGCCGCCTCTTCCTGCTGGGCACGCCCGGGCCCGAGGACGCCGAGCGCGCCGAGCGGCTGGCGGCGCTGGTGGCGCTGGAGGCGCGCGAGCACGGCGACGTGCTGCAGTGGGCCTTCGCCGACACCTTCCTGAACCTCACGCTCAAGCACGTGCGCCTGCTGGACTGGCTGGCGGCGCGCTGCCCGCACGCGCGCTTCTTGCTCAGCGGCGACGACGACGTCTTCGTGCACACGGCCAACGTGCTCCGCTTCCTGGAGGCGCAGCCGCCCGACCGCCACCTCTTCGCCGGGCAGCTCATGGACGGCTCGGTGCCCATCCGCGACAGCTGGAGCAAGTACTTCGTGCCGCCGCAGCTCTTCCCCGGGCGGGCCTACCCCGTGTACTGCAGCGGCGGCGGCTTCCTCCTGTCCAGCCACACCATCCGGGCCCTGCACACGGCCGCTCGCCACACGCCGCTCTTCCCCATCGACGACGCCTACATGGGCATGTGTCTGCAGCGCGCCGGCCTGGCGCCCAGCGGCCACGAGGGCATCCGGCCCTTCGGCGTGCAGCTGCCCGGCGCCCGGCACCCCTCCTTCGACCCCTGCATGTACCGCGAGCTGCTGCTCGTGCACCGCTTCGCGCCCTACGAGATGCTGCTCATGTGGAAGGCGCTGCACGACCCCGGGCTGAGCTGTGACCGGGGGCGCAGGGTCTCCTGA
- the B3GNT6 gene encoding acetylgalactosaminyl-O-glycosyl-glycoprotein beta-1,3-N-acetylglucosaminyltransferase isoform X5 — MRRANSWSVRLVARKKRFTIDGQPEEEMGGNTQIHLLKGKKMAFPCRRSIKNPKTLTSFLVGVSFLALHLWFHQVPSFQQEKRGGGSPHAAPVTPEAPAAAQPSVVSSGPPCVANASVNATAGFEQLPARIQDFLRYRHCRHFPLLWDAPAKCAGRHGVFLLLAVKSSPANYERRELIRRTWGQERSYGGRPVRRLFLLGTPGPEDAERAERLAALVALEAREHGDVLQWAFADTFLNLTLKHVRLLDWLAARCPHARFLLSGDDDVFVHTANVLRFLEAQPPDRHLFAGQLMDGSVPIRDSWSKYFVPPQLFPGRAYPVYCSGGGFLLSSHTIRALHTAARHTPLFPIDDAYMGMCLQRAGLAPSGHEGIRPFGVQLPGARHPSFDPCMYRELLLVHRFAPYEMLLMWKALHDPGLSCDRGRRVS, encoded by the exons ATG AGGAGGGCCAATAGCTGGAGCGTCAGACTTGTGGCAAGGAAAAAGAGGTTTACCATCGACGGGCAGccagaggaggagatgggaggtaacactcaaatccacctcctcaaagggaaaaag ATGGCTTTTCCCTGCCGCAGGTCGATAAAGAACCCCAAGACTCTGACCAGCTTTCTGGTGGGTGTGAGTTTCCTGGCCCTGCATCTGTGGTTTCACCAAGTGCCCAGCTTCCAGCAGGAGAAGAGGGGGGGTGGCTCCCCCCACGCTGCCCCTGTGACCCCTGAGGCCCCTGCTGCCGCGCAGCCTTCGGTGGTCAGTTCAGGGCCCCCGTGTGTGGCCAACGCCTCGGTGAACGCCACGGCCGGCTTCGAGCAGCTGCCCGCGCGCATCCAAGACTTCCTGCGCTACCGCCACTGCCGCCACTTCCCGCTGCTCTGGGACGCGCCGGCCAAGTGCGCGGGCCGCCACGGCGTCTTCCTGCTGCTGGCCGTGAAGTCGTCGCCCGCCAACTACGAGCGGCGCGAGCTCATCCGGCGCACGTGGGGGCAGGAGCGCAGCTACGGCGGGCGGCCGGTGCGCCGCCTCTTCCTGCTGGGCACGCCCGGGCCCGAGGACGCCGAGCGCGCCGAGCGGCTGGCGGCGCTGGTGGCGCTGGAGGCGCGCGAGCACGGCGACGTGCTGCAGTGGGCCTTCGCCGACACCTTCCTGAACCTCACGCTCAAGCACGTGCGCCTGCTGGACTGGCTGGCGGCGCGCTGCCCGCACGCGCGCTTCTTGCTCAGCGGCGACGACGACGTCTTCGTGCACACGGCCAACGTGCTCCGCTTCCTGGAGGCGCAGCCGCCCGACCGCCACCTCTTCGCCGGGCAGCTCATGGACGGCTCGGTGCCCATCCGCGACAGCTGGAGCAAGTACTTCGTGCCGCCGCAGCTCTTCCCCGGGCGGGCCTACCCCGTGTACTGCAGCGGCGGCGGCTTCCTCCTGTCCAGCCACACCATCCGGGCCCTGCACACGGCCGCTCGCCACACGCCGCTCTTCCCCATCGACGACGCCTACATGGGCATGTGTCTGCAGCGCGCCGGCCTGGCGCCCAGCGGCCACGAGGGCATCCGGCCCTTCGGCGTGCAGCTGCCCGGCGCCCGGCACCCCTCCTTCGACCCCTGCATGTACCGCGAGCTGCTGCTCGTGCACCGCTTCGCGCCCTACGAGATGCTGCTCATGTGGAAGGCGCTGCACGACCCCGGGCTGAGCTGTGACCGGGGGCGCAGGGTCTCCTGA
- the B3GNT6 gene encoding acetylgalactosaminyl-O-glycosyl-glycoprotein beta-1,3-N-acetylglucosaminyltransferase isoform X8, translating to MMAFPCRRSIKNPKTLTSFLVGVSFLALHLWFHQVPSFQQEKRGGGSPHAAPVTPEAPAAAQPSVVSSGPPCVANASVNATAGFEQLPARIQDFLRYRHCRHFPLLWDAPAKCAGRHGVFLLLAVKSSPANYERRELIRRTWGQERSYGGRPVRRLFLLGTPGPEDAERAERLAALVALEAREHGDVLQWAFADTFLNLTLKHVRLLDWLAARCPHARFLLSGDDDVFVHTANVLRFLEAQPPDRHLFAGQLMDGSVPIRDSWSKYFVPPQLFPGRAYPVYCSGGGFLLSSHTIRALHTAARHTPLFPIDDAYMGMCLQRAGLAPSGHEGIRPFGVQLPGARHPSFDPCMYRELLLVHRFAPYEMLLMWKALHDPGLSCDRGRRVS from the exons ATG ATGGCTTTTCCCTGCCGCAGGTCGATAAAGAACCCCAAGACTCTGACCAGCTTTCTGGTGGGTGTGAGTTTCCTGGCCCTGCATCTGTGGTTTCACCAAGTGCCCAGCTTCCAGCAGGAGAAGAGGGGGGGTGGCTCCCCCCACGCTGCCCCTGTGACCCCTGAGGCCCCTGCTGCCGCGCAGCCTTCGGTGGTCAGTTCAGGGCCCCCGTGTGTGGCCAACGCCTCGGTGAACGCCACGGCCGGCTTCGAGCAGCTGCCCGCGCGCATCCAAGACTTCCTGCGCTACCGCCACTGCCGCCACTTCCCGCTGCTCTGGGACGCGCCGGCCAAGTGCGCGGGCCGCCACGGCGTCTTCCTGCTGCTGGCCGTGAAGTCGTCGCCCGCCAACTACGAGCGGCGCGAGCTCATCCGGCGCACGTGGGGGCAGGAGCGCAGCTACGGCGGGCGGCCGGTGCGCCGCCTCTTCCTGCTGGGCACGCCCGGGCCCGAGGACGCCGAGCGCGCCGAGCGGCTGGCGGCGCTGGTGGCGCTGGAGGCGCGCGAGCACGGCGACGTGCTGCAGTGGGCCTTCGCCGACACCTTCCTGAACCTCACGCTCAAGCACGTGCGCCTGCTGGACTGGCTGGCGGCGCGCTGCCCGCACGCGCGCTTCTTGCTCAGCGGCGACGACGACGTCTTCGTGCACACGGCCAACGTGCTCCGCTTCCTGGAGGCGCAGCCGCCCGACCGCCACCTCTTCGCCGGGCAGCTCATGGACGGCTCGGTGCCCATCCGCGACAGCTGGAGCAAGTACTTCGTGCCGCCGCAGCTCTTCCCCGGGCGGGCCTACCCCGTGTACTGCAGCGGCGGCGGCTTCCTCCTGTCCAGCCACACCATCCGGGCCCTGCACACGGCCGCTCGCCACACGCCGCTCTTCCCCATCGACGACGCCTACATGGGCATGTGTCTGCAGCGCGCCGGCCTGGCGCCCAGCGGCCACGAGGGCATCCGGCCCTTCGGCGTGCAGCTGCCCGGCGCCCGGCACCCCTCCTTCGACCCCTGCATGTACCGCGAGCTGCTGCTCGTGCACCGCTTCGCGCCCTACGAGATGCTGCTCATGTGGAAGGCGCTGCACGACCCCGGGCTGAGCTGTGACCGGGGGCGCAGGGTCTCCTGA
- the B3GNT6 gene encoding acetylgalactosaminyl-O-glycosyl-glycoprotein beta-1,3-N-acetylglucosaminyltransferase isoform X7 has protein sequence MGGNTQIHLLKGKKMAFPCRRSIKNPKTLTSFLVGVSFLALHLWFHQVPSFQQEKRGGGSPHAAPVTPEAPAAAQPSVVSSGPPCVANASVNATAGFEQLPARIQDFLRYRHCRHFPLLWDAPAKCAGRHGVFLLLAVKSSPANYERRELIRRTWGQERSYGGRPVRRLFLLGTPGPEDAERAERLAALVALEAREHGDVLQWAFADTFLNLTLKHVRLLDWLAARCPHARFLLSGDDDVFVHTANVLRFLEAQPPDRHLFAGQLMDGSVPIRDSWSKYFVPPQLFPGRAYPVYCSGGGFLLSSHTIRALHTAARHTPLFPIDDAYMGMCLQRAGLAPSGHEGIRPFGVQLPGARHPSFDPCMYRELLLVHRFAPYEMLLMWKALHDPGLSCDRGRRVS, from the exons atgggaggtaacactcaaatccacctcctcaaagggaaaaag ATGGCTTTTCCCTGCCGCAGGTCGATAAAGAACCCCAAGACTCTGACCAGCTTTCTGGTGGGTGTGAGTTTCCTGGCCCTGCATCTGTGGTTTCACCAAGTGCCCAGCTTCCAGCAGGAGAAGAGGGGGGGTGGCTCCCCCCACGCTGCCCCTGTGACCCCTGAGGCCCCTGCTGCCGCGCAGCCTTCGGTGGTCAGTTCAGGGCCCCCGTGTGTGGCCAACGCCTCGGTGAACGCCACGGCCGGCTTCGAGCAGCTGCCCGCGCGCATCCAAGACTTCCTGCGCTACCGCCACTGCCGCCACTTCCCGCTGCTCTGGGACGCGCCGGCCAAGTGCGCGGGCCGCCACGGCGTCTTCCTGCTGCTGGCCGTGAAGTCGTCGCCCGCCAACTACGAGCGGCGCGAGCTCATCCGGCGCACGTGGGGGCAGGAGCGCAGCTACGGCGGGCGGCCGGTGCGCCGCCTCTTCCTGCTGGGCACGCCCGGGCCCGAGGACGCCGAGCGCGCCGAGCGGCTGGCGGCGCTGGTGGCGCTGGAGGCGCGCGAGCACGGCGACGTGCTGCAGTGGGCCTTCGCCGACACCTTCCTGAACCTCACGCTCAAGCACGTGCGCCTGCTGGACTGGCTGGCGGCGCGCTGCCCGCACGCGCGCTTCTTGCTCAGCGGCGACGACGACGTCTTCGTGCACACGGCCAACGTGCTCCGCTTCCTGGAGGCGCAGCCGCCCGACCGCCACCTCTTCGCCGGGCAGCTCATGGACGGCTCGGTGCCCATCCGCGACAGCTGGAGCAAGTACTTCGTGCCGCCGCAGCTCTTCCCCGGGCGGGCCTACCCCGTGTACTGCAGCGGCGGCGGCTTCCTCCTGTCCAGCCACACCATCCGGGCCCTGCACACGGCCGCTCGCCACACGCCGCTCTTCCCCATCGACGACGCCTACATGGGCATGTGTCTGCAGCGCGCCGGCCTGGCGCCCAGCGGCCACGAGGGCATCCGGCCCTTCGGCGTGCAGCTGCCCGGCGCCCGGCACCCCTCCTTCGACCCCTGCATGTACCGCGAGCTGCTGCTCGTGCACCGCTTCGCGCCCTACGAGATGCTGCTCATGTGGAAGGCGCTGCACGACCCCGGGCTGAGCTGTGACCGGGGGCGCAGGGTCTCCTGA
- the B3GNT6 gene encoding acetylgalactosaminyl-O-glycosyl-glycoprotein beta-1,3-N-acetylglucosaminyltransferase isoform X6, producing MMGAGCHSADSQTTPGSPLIRFPPQMAFPCRRSIKNPKTLTSFLVGVSFLALHLWFHQVPSFQQEKRGGGSPHAAPVTPEAPAAAQPSVVSSGPPCVANASVNATAGFEQLPARIQDFLRYRHCRHFPLLWDAPAKCAGRHGVFLLLAVKSSPANYERRELIRRTWGQERSYGGRPVRRLFLLGTPGPEDAERAERLAALVALEAREHGDVLQWAFADTFLNLTLKHVRLLDWLAARCPHARFLLSGDDDVFVHTANVLRFLEAQPPDRHLFAGQLMDGSVPIRDSWSKYFVPPQLFPGRAYPVYCSGGGFLLSSHTIRALHTAARHTPLFPIDDAYMGMCLQRAGLAPSGHEGIRPFGVQLPGARHPSFDPCMYRELLLVHRFAPYEMLLMWKALHDPGLSCDRGRRVS from the coding sequence ATGATGGGGGCAGGGTGCCATTCCGCGGATTCACAGACGACTCCTGGCTCACCTCTGATTCGGTTCCCCCCACAGATGGCTTTTCCCTGCCGCAGGTCGATAAAGAACCCCAAGACTCTGACCAGCTTTCTGGTGGGTGTGAGTTTCCTGGCCCTGCATCTGTGGTTTCACCAAGTGCCCAGCTTCCAGCAGGAGAAGAGGGGGGGTGGCTCCCCCCACGCTGCCCCTGTGACCCCTGAGGCCCCTGCTGCCGCGCAGCCTTCGGTGGTCAGTTCAGGGCCCCCGTGTGTGGCCAACGCCTCGGTGAACGCCACGGCCGGCTTCGAGCAGCTGCCCGCGCGCATCCAAGACTTCCTGCGCTACCGCCACTGCCGCCACTTCCCGCTGCTCTGGGACGCGCCGGCCAAGTGCGCGGGCCGCCACGGCGTCTTCCTGCTGCTGGCCGTGAAGTCGTCGCCCGCCAACTACGAGCGGCGCGAGCTCATCCGGCGCACGTGGGGGCAGGAGCGCAGCTACGGCGGGCGGCCGGTGCGCCGCCTCTTCCTGCTGGGCACGCCCGGGCCCGAGGACGCCGAGCGCGCCGAGCGGCTGGCGGCGCTGGTGGCGCTGGAGGCGCGCGAGCACGGCGACGTGCTGCAGTGGGCCTTCGCCGACACCTTCCTGAACCTCACGCTCAAGCACGTGCGCCTGCTGGACTGGCTGGCGGCGCGCTGCCCGCACGCGCGCTTCTTGCTCAGCGGCGACGACGACGTCTTCGTGCACACGGCCAACGTGCTCCGCTTCCTGGAGGCGCAGCCGCCCGACCGCCACCTCTTCGCCGGGCAGCTCATGGACGGCTCGGTGCCCATCCGCGACAGCTGGAGCAAGTACTTCGTGCCGCCGCAGCTCTTCCCCGGGCGGGCCTACCCCGTGTACTGCAGCGGCGGCGGCTTCCTCCTGTCCAGCCACACCATCCGGGCCCTGCACACGGCCGCTCGCCACACGCCGCTCTTCCCCATCGACGACGCCTACATGGGCATGTGTCTGCAGCGCGCCGGCCTGGCGCCCAGCGGCCACGAGGGCATCCGGCCCTTCGGCGTGCAGCTGCCCGGCGCCCGGCACCCCTCCTTCGACCCCTGCATGTACCGCGAGCTGCTGCTCGTGCACCGCTTCGCGCCCTACGAGATGCTGCTCATGTGGAAGGCGCTGCACGACCCCGGGCTGAGCTGTGACCGGGGGCGCAGGGTCTCCTGA